A genomic region of Deinococcus aerolatus contains the following coding sequences:
- a CDS encoding CHASE2 domain-containing protein produces the protein MKGPEADAPTSETAEAPEPQRTWAQALRESALAVVIFLFLSWAAAEGRLGWFSDTLSDAQDQAYDALASLEYHFAGPVVPPPGTPPVVFVDIDDATVQAADISPYLFHRRLLAELLGRVAATQPRAVYVDLNLSAPSQEPELGRTGQARFPRSPGDEALLSVLRTPQEFPVLLPQPAVFGEPLSTLGAACWVTPAVITDSGDTVRRVPRRWAGGPYPVSEALFLAAQSGGFRCPDAQRASLPPQNVYRTALYGEPIVFHEVPAPGTRTSTWPGLSVISAREVLTQPGTTLDPGALVVIGRTDANNMDMHGSAVGTLPGVELHLNALMTLLAYRHPVIPLPPLASSLLAFTAMLLAIVTAPLLSERLARGLARLGVRRTLRDVFEHPILWGLLFAAAFVAYRYAGRFLDFALPIVSLELARLALGRRFNQLATKTLKMTKLLN, from the coding sequence GTGAAAGGGCCGGAGGCAGACGCCCCGACGTCGGAAACCGCAGAGGCGCCTGAGCCCCAGCGCACCTGGGCGCAGGCGCTGCGGGAAAGTGCTCTGGCGGTGGTCATCTTCCTGTTTCTGTCGTGGGCGGCGGCGGAGGGGCGACTGGGCTGGTTCTCCGATACCCTGTCCGACGCCCAGGATCAGGCCTACGACGCGCTCGCGTCCCTCGAGTACCATTTTGCCGGCCCCGTTGTCCCGCCGCCTGGCACACCGCCGGTGGTGTTCGTCGACATCGACGATGCCACGGTGCAGGCCGCAGACATCAGCCCCTACCTGTTTCACCGGAGACTGCTCGCCGAGTTGCTGGGCCGCGTCGCCGCGACGCAGCCGCGCGCCGTCTACGTGGATCTCAACCTCAGCGCCCCCAGTCAGGAACCGGAGCTCGGCCGCACCGGCCAGGCCCGCTTTCCCCGGTCACCTGGCGATGAGGCGTTGCTGAGCGTGCTGCGCACCCCCCAGGAGTTCCCCGTGCTGCTGCCCCAGCCGGCGGTGTTCGGCGAGCCGCTCTCCACCCTCGGCGCCGCCTGCTGGGTCACGCCGGCGGTCATCACCGACAGCGGTGACACGGTGCGCCGCGTGCCCCGCCGCTGGGCCGGGGGCCCGTATCCAGTGTCTGAAGCGCTGTTTCTCGCAGCCCAGTCCGGCGGTTTTCGCTGTCCGGACGCCCAGCGTGCCAGCCTGCCTCCTCAGAACGTCTACCGCACGGCGCTGTACGGCGAGCCCATCGTCTTTCACGAGGTGCCGGCGCCCGGGACACGGACGTCCACGTGGCCGGGTCTCAGCGTGATCTCGGCCCGGGAGGTGCTCACGCAACCCGGCACCACGCTGGATCCCGGCGCCCTAGTGGTGATCGGCCGCACGGACGCCAACAATATGGACATGCACGGCAGCGCGGTGGGGACGCTTCCCGGCGTGGAACTGCATCTCAACGCCCTGATGACCCTGCTGGCCTACCGGCATCCGGTGATTCCACTGCCACCCCTGGCGTCCTCGCTGCTGGCCTTCACGGCCATGCTGCTGGCGATCGTGACCGCACCCCTGTTGAGTGAGCGGCTCGCCCGCGGACTCGCCCGGCTGGGCGTGCGGCGCACGCTCAGGGACGTCTTCGAGCATCCCATCTTGTGGGGGCTGCTGTTCGCCGCGGCGTTTGTGGCCTACCGCTACGCTGGACGCTTCCTCGACTTCGCGCTGCCCATCGTCAGCCTGGAACTCGCCCGGCTGGCACTCGGCCGGCGCTTCAACCAGCTCGCCACCAAGACCCTCAAGATGACCAAACTGCTGAATTGA